In the genome of Pelobacter seleniigenes DSM 18267, one region contains:
- the cobI gene encoding precorrin-2 C(20)-methyltransferase, producing the protein MAKQRITAQAGHFYAVGVGPGDPELVTLQAARLIESADVIVAPQSKNSQTSLALAAVEDFLHDQEIIVLRYPMTRENNKTRQRWGELATQVAELCQQGKAVVQVTLGDPLIYATSSYLLAALGALLPPEKLHLTPGISAFQMVASRFGQPLTLQEDRLQIMAATDLGAVEQALSGCETLVLFKAATALPELLELLKRHDLLARASLVCAGGQGEGERVVADLSRWEPQELGYMTTMIIHLGQRGWQEL; encoded by the coding sequence GTGGCAAAACAGAGAATAACAGCACAGGCGGGACATTTTTATGCGGTCGGAGTCGGTCCGGGCGATCCGGAACTGGTGACCTTGCAGGCGGCCCGGCTGATCGAATCGGCCGATGTCATCGTTGCACCACAGTCGAAGAATTCGCAGACCAGTCTGGCGCTGGCCGCGGTCGAAGATTTTCTGCATGACCAGGAAATTATCGTGCTGCGCTATCCCATGACCCGGGAAAATAACAAGACCCGCCAGCGCTGGGGGGAATTGGCGACGCAGGTCGCCGAGCTCTGTCAGCAGGGGAAGGCGGTGGTGCAGGTGACCCTGGGCGATCCGCTGATTTATGCGACCAGTTCCTATCTGCTGGCTGCCCTGGGAGCGTTACTGCCGCCGGAGAAGCTGCATCTGACCCCCGGCATCAGCGCTTTTCAGATGGTTGCCAGCCGTTTCGGCCAGCCGTTGACCCTGCAGGAGGATCGTTTGCAGATCATGGCGGCGACCGATCTGGGGGCGGTGGAACAGGCTCTGTCCGGCTGCGAAACCCTGGTCCTGTTCAAGGCGGCGACCGCTTTGCCGGAGCTGCTGGAACTGCTCAAGCGGCATGACCTGCTGGCCCGGGCCAGCCTGGTCTGCGCGGGCGGCCAGGGGGAAGGGGAGCGGGTGGTCGCCGATCTGAGCCGCTGGGAACCACAGGAACTCGGCTATATGACCACCATGATCATCCATCTCGGTCAGCGTGGCTGGCAGGAATTATGA
- a CDS encoding cobyrinate a,c-diamide synthase, producing the protein MIAGGVARPRLLIGGVQSGVGKSTITLALVAALRRRGLTVQTFKVGPDYLDPGHLARVSGRPCYNLDSWMSDPDYLRELFVTASADADISLVEGVMGLFDGSSTGSLSGSSAEIAALLQIPAALVVNVHGMARSLAALVSGYQHFEPSVTLAGVLANRCGSPSHARLLGEALAAAELPPLLGAIPRNGLPELPSRHLGLVSALEQRDGAELSEDLAAAAEAGIDLDLLLQAAARAPLLVVPPAAATDRAGAAPVRLGVAWDEAFQFYYADLFPALRARGCELVLFSPLRDQALPTNLAGLYLGGGYPELHAEQLAANREMLAAIRAFSASGKPVYAECGGLIYLSQGVEDTQNRFPLVGCLPVWTRLLEKRKALGYVTATLTGDSLFGRVGESFRGHEFHYSELLESPVGTDGWQAVYQLTRNRSGKVCTEGFQRGRILASYAHLQLASQPAALDRWVATMLDTAGQ; encoded by the coding sequence ATGATTGCAGGGGGTGTCGCCAGACCGCGCCTGCTGATCGGTGGAGTCCAGAGCGGAGTGGGTAAATCGACCATTACCCTGGCCCTGGTCGCGGCTTTACGGCGGCGGGGACTGACCGTACAGACCTTCAAGGTTGGCCCGGATTATCTTGACCCCGGCCATCTGGCACGGGTTTCCGGGCGACCCTGTTATAACCTGGACAGCTGGATGAGCGACCCGGACTACCTGCGGGAGCTGTTTGTGACCGCTTCCGCGGATGCCGATATCAGCCTGGTCGAAGGGGTGATGGGGCTGTTCGACGGCAGCAGCACCGGCAGCCTCAGCGGCAGCAGTGCGGAGATCGCCGCCCTGCTGCAGATCCCGGCGGCGCTGGTGGTCAATGTTCATGGCATGGCCCGCAGCCTGGCGGCTCTGGTCAGCGGTTATCAGCATTTTGAGCCGAGCGTGACTCTGGCCGGAGTGCTGGCCAACCGTTGCGGCTCCCCTTCCCATGCCCGGTTGTTGGGCGAGGCCCTGGCTGCCGCGGAACTGCCGCCGCTGCTGGGGGCGATCCCTCGCAACGGCCTGCCCGAACTGCCCAGTCGCCATCTGGGGCTGGTCTCGGCGCTCGAACAGAGGGATGGCGCCGAACTGAGCGAGGATCTGGCCGCTGCGGCCGAAGCCGGGATTGATCTCGATCTGTTGCTGCAGGCCGCGGCTCGTGCGCCGTTGCTGGTGGTTCCGCCCGCCGCCGCAACCGACCGGGCCGGGGCCGCGCCGGTGCGGCTCGGGGTGGCTTGGGACGAGGCTTTTCAGTTTTACTATGCCGACCTGTTTCCGGCCCTGCGCGCCCGTGGCTGTGAACTGGTGCTGTTTTCGCCGCTACGGGACCAGGCTTTGCCAACGAACCTGGCCGGTCTGTACCTGGGCGGCGGTTATCCCGAACTGCATGCCGAGCAACTGGCGGCAAACCGGGAGATGCTGGCGGCGATCCGCGCCTTCAGCGCCAGCGGCAAACCGGTTTATGCCGAATGCGGCGGGCTGATCTATCTCTCGCAGGGGGTGGAGGACACGCAGAACCGCTTTCCTCTGGTCGGCTGTCTGCCGGTCTGGACCCGGTTGCTGGAAAAACGCAAGGCCCTCGGTTATGTGACCGCAACACTGACCGGTGATTCCCTGTTCGGCCGGGTCGGCGAAAGTTTTCGCGGTCATGAATTTCATTATTCCGAGCTGCTCGAGTCGCCGGTTGGCACGGATGGCTGGCAGGCGGTCTACCAGCTGACCCGGAATCGCAGCGGCAAGGTCTGCACCGAAGGCTTTCAGCGCGGCCGGATTCTGGCCAGCTATGCCCATCTGCAGCTGGCTTCACAGCCCGCGGCCCTCGATCGGTGGGTCGCCACCATGTTGGATACGGCCGGTCAGTGA
- the cbiD gene encoding cobalt-precorrin-5B (C(1))-methyltransferase CbiD: MKSLRWGLTTGTCAALAAKAAATLLLTGEQVNRAELTLPDGARISLPVHDLTLTDGAAEAAVEKDAGDDPDVTHQALLRVKVALNGRDCHRFIAGPGVGVVTKAGLALPPGEAAINPGPRQLISSALAELSSAGFDVTVSVPDGERLAAQTFNPRLGIVGGISILGTTGRVRPFSIPALRAGLKCALDVAVAEKLDALVAVPGNMGRRAALRHFQLGASQVIEVSNEWGYMLEELAGLGLRRLLLLGHPGKLGKLAMGQWQTHSAQSQSAVPLVQDLCRAAGMTLPETANTVEELFMAQLGGAERQQIADRLAERIRLTVSRKFVQLPETAVVLINLQGELIGSSGSLTPWDKAGGEPVAD, translated from the coding sequence ATGAAATCCCTGCGCTGGGGGCTGACCACCGGAACCTGTGCCGCGTTGGCGGCTAAGGCGGCGGCGACCCTGCTGTTGACCGGCGAACAGGTCAACAGGGCAGAGCTTACTTTGCCCGACGGGGCACGGATCAGTCTTCCGGTCCATGACCTTACCCTGACTGACGGCGCTGCTGAAGCCGCGGTGGAAAAGGATGCCGGGGACGACCCGGATGTCACCCACCAGGCTCTGCTCCGGGTCAAGGTCGCCCTCAACGGCCGTGACTGCCACCGTTTTATCGCCGGTCCCGGGGTCGGAGTGGTGACCAAGGCCGGGCTGGCCCTGCCGCCCGGCGAAGCGGCCATCAATCCGGGTCCGCGGCAACTGATCAGCAGCGCTTTGGCAGAACTGAGCAGCGCCGGTTTCGATGTGACGGTCAGCGTTCCCGACGGTGAGCGGTTGGCCGCCCAGACCTTTAATCCGCGTCTGGGGATTGTCGGGGGCATTTCGATTCTCGGCACCACCGGGCGGGTCCGGCCGTTCAGTATTCCCGCCCTGCGCGCAGGACTTAAATGCGCACTGGATGTCGCCGTGGCCGAAAAACTTGACGCACTGGTGGCTGTTCCTGGCAATATGGGGCGGCGGGCCGCGCTAAGACATTTTCAGCTTGGCGCCAGCCAGGTGATTGAAGTCAGCAATGAATGGGGTTACATGCTGGAGGAGCTGGCCGGGCTCGGCCTGCGCCGCTTGCTCCTGCTGGGGCACCCGGGAAAACTGGGAAAACTGGCCATGGGCCAGTGGCAGACTCATTCGGCACAGTCGCAGAGCGCGGTGCCTTTGGTTCAGGACCTCTGCCGGGCAGCTGGAATGACCCTGCCCGAAACGGCCAACACGGTGGAAGAATTGTTTATGGCGCAGCTGGGCGGGGCCGAGCGGCAACAGATCGCTGACCGACTGGCCGAACGGATCCGCCTGACCGTTAGCCGGAAATTTGTGCAATTGCCTGAAACAGCTGTGGTCCTGATCAATCTGCAGGGAGAATTGATCGGCAGCAGTGGTTCCTTGACGCCCTGGGATAAAGCTGGCGGGGAACCGGTTGCGGACTGA
- the cbiE gene encoding precorrin-6y C5,15-methyltransferase (decarboxylating) subunit CbiE: MMQKAKPIIIAGCGPGHPDYVCPIVKKTAEEAEVLVGAPHLLDMFSHVRCERIEVRGRMDPVLEQIEAKQGRQVCVLVSGDTGVYSLAQLVIGHFGRANCRVLPGVSSVQLAFSRLALGWSDALLVSAHGRTPALTYRDLYRHDKIAVLAGTNQAVSWCAEQLTSLGDDYLAVSCEDLTLPTEQVQIFSGAEELMKKSFSTRTILLLLKKELLA; encoded by the coding sequence ATGATGCAGAAAGCAAAGCCGATTATTATTGCCGGTTGCGGACCGGGCCACCCAGACTATGTCTGCCCGATCGTCAAAAAGACTGCGGAAGAGGCCGAGGTTCTGGTCGGGGCTCCCCATCTGCTGGATATGTTCAGCCATGTCCGTTGCGAACGGATCGAAGTGCGCGGCCGCATGGATCCCGTCCTGGAGCAGATTGAAGCGAAGCAGGGGCGACAGGTCTGTGTGCTGGTCTCCGGGGATACCGGCGTGTACAGCCTGGCCCAGCTGGTGATCGGCCATTTTGGGCGGGCCAACTGCCGGGTGTTGCCTGGCGTCAGCTCGGTCCAGCTGGCTTTTTCGCGGCTGGCCCTCGGCTGGAGCGATGCCCTGCTGGTCAGTGCCCACGGTCGCACCCCGGCCTTGACCTATCGGGATCTGTATCGACACGACAAAATCGCCGTGCTGGCCGGCACCAATCAGGCGGTTTCCTGGTGTGCCGAACAGCTGACTTCGCTGGGGGACGATTACCTGGCGGTCAGCTGCGAGGATCTGACCCTGCCAACCGAGCAGGTGCAGATCTTTTCCGGTGCGGAGGAGCTGATGAAGAAATCCTTTTCCACCCGCACCATTCTGCTGCTGCTGAAAAAAGAGCTGCTCGCTTGA
- a CDS encoding nucleoside recognition protein, with amino-acid sequence MLRQLIICLTVLGSLAMTPALPAAAASLRDSSPAAVTAMAPGKAEPTKVTRVKPEGATGKAIAAEKNKHGGSSGYESWKRKLPFWPRKGVLLLELFVMISIGVFIGQILEVSGTMRVLSVLTLPLTALGKIRREAGPAFLMAFQSGAVANSMLVGQRDAGTLDNRELYTSIFVVSALSLFAHLPTFIVPIGVAFGWEATLALFAVRFLAIGLQIVVTLLVSRLVLARFGVGAPGALPVAERRPLRSRRQSRDGFWATVWARSRKTLRRLLLYLVPTFSCMALLEYFGFFSWLGEAMPGLFSFRFLPAQSLAIIPAQALSLYNGAIAAANFIDAGQITTHQAVIVILFGSMVTSPVRTLRHGLPTYVAILGARAGTIMAVTAQVLRVLFLLLCTLGLMLLWR; translated from the coding sequence GTGTTGCGGCAGCTGATCATTTGCCTGACTGTACTGGGAAGTCTGGCCATGACCCCGGCGCTGCCAGCTGCGGCTGCGAGCCTGAGGGACAGCAGCCCGGCCGCGGTGACGGCCATGGCGCCTGGCAAGGCCGAGCCGACGAAGGTGACCAGGGTCAAACCGGAAGGAGCGACCGGCAAGGCCATTGCCGCGGAAAAGAACAAACACGGCGGGAGTTCCGGTTATGAGAGCTGGAAACGCAAGCTGCCGTTCTGGCCGCGCAAAGGGGTGCTGTTGCTGGAATTGTTTGTGATGATCAGCATCGGGGTGTTCATCGGCCAGATTCTGGAAGTGTCCGGGACCATGCGGGTCCTGTCGGTGCTGACCCTGCCGTTGACCGCATTGGGTAAGATCCGGCGGGAAGCGGGGCCGGCGTTTCTGATGGCTTTTCAATCCGGGGCCGTGGCCAACAGCATGCTGGTCGGTCAGCGCGATGCCGGAACCCTGGATAATCGCGAGCTTTACACCTCAATTTTCGTGGTCTCGGCGCTGTCGCTGTTCGCCCATCTGCCGACCTTTATTGTCCCCATCGGCGTGGCCTTCGGCTGGGAAGCGACCCTGGCTTTGTTTGCGGTGCGCTTTCTTGCCATCGGCCTGCAGATTGTCGTGACCCTGTTGGTCTCGCGATTGGTCCTGGCCCGCTTTGGAGTCGGTGCCCCGGGCGCTCTGCCGGTTGCGGAAAGACGCCCGCTGCGCTCCCGCCGCCAATCCCGGGACGGCTTCTGGGCCACGGTCTGGGCGCGTTCACGTAAGACCTTGCGGCGGTTGCTGTTGTACCTGGTGCCGACCTTCAGCTGCATGGCACTGCTGGAATATTTCGGTTTTTTCAGCTGGCTGGGCGAGGCCATGCCGGGGCTGTTTTCGTTCCGTTTTCTGCCCGCGCAGTCGCTGGCGATCATTCCGGCTCAGGCCCTCAGCCTTTATAATGGGGCCATTGCCGCAGCCAATTTTATCGATGCCGGGCAGATTACGACTCATCAGGCGGTGATCGTCATCCTGTTCGGTTCCATGGTGACCTCGCCGGTGCGCACCCTGCGCCACGGTTTGCCGACCTATGTTGCTATTCTGGGGGCGCGGGCCGGTACGATCATGGCGGTGACGGCCCAGGTTCTGCGGGTCTTGTTTCTGTTGCTCTGTACCCTGGGGCTGATGTTGTTGTGGCGTTGA
- a CDS encoding precorrin-8X methylmutase: MKDRNNNERPLIHQLLENPLSGQEIEERSFAVIDAEGAGHPHTAEQWQVVRRLIHTSADFAMSELIRFSAAAISDGCRALQAGRPIYADSNMIRSGLSVARLQAVNGAYRRESILCHVADEDVAAAAKQHGLPRSLYAIRKAKESLHDGIVLIGNAPVALLELNRLAREEGIRPALVIGMPVGFVHVVESKDELLAGDLSAIVLSGRRGGSPLAVAALHALCGLATSAGNLSGACHA, encoded by the coding sequence ATGAAGGATAGGAATAACAACGAGCGGCCGTTGATTCATCAACTGCTGGAAAACCCGCTCAGCGGACAGGAGATCGAAGAGCGCTCCTTTGCCGTCATCGATGCGGAAGGAGCGGGGCATCCGCACACTGCGGAGCAGTGGCAGGTGGTCAGGCGGCTGATTCACACCAGCGCCGATTTCGCCATGAGCGAGCTGATCCGTTTCAGCGCTGCTGCCATCAGCGACGGCTGCCGGGCGTTACAGGCCGGTCGGCCGATCTACGCGGACAGCAATATGATTCGTTCCGGTCTGTCCGTGGCCCGTTTGCAGGCGGTCAATGGTGCTTACCGGCGCGAAAGTATTCTCTGCCATGTGGCCGACGAGGATGTCGCCGCGGCCGCGAAGCAGCATGGTTTACCGCGTTCCCTGTATGCCATCCGCAAGGCCAAAGAGTCCCTGCACGATGGCATTGTCCTGATCGGCAATGCGCCGGTCGCCCTGCTCGAACTCAACCGGCTGGCCCGGGAAGAGGGGATTCGGCCGGCCCTGGTCATCGGCATGCCGGTCGGCTTTGTGCATGTGGTGGAGAGCAAGGACGAACTGCTGGCCGGCGACCTGTCCGCCATTGTCCTGAGCGGTCGGCGCGGTGGTAGTCCCCTGGCGGTTGCGGCTCTGCATGCGCTCTGCGGCCTGGCCACTTCGGCAGGCAACCTGAGTGGGGCCTGTCATGCGTAA
- the cobI gene encoding precorrin-2 C(20)-methyltransferase: MNSGVLTIVGVGPGDPELLTLKAVRVLQQSSCVYVPVSRLSRQTWLDDVARRYAPEQAEICPVTFSVAADSAARSAHWEATAAAIDERLQKGQKVAFVTLGDPQLYSTSLYLLRALRRRQPQAAVEIVPGISSFSHCAALTGFNLGSGTAPVTILPTVTALSDVRRALANGGTLVLMKIGRQLDAVIELLEELQLVERAVFVARAGFPEQVIETDLRRLRGAPAEQGNLAVILIDTEG, encoded by the coding sequence TTGAACAGCGGCGTTCTGACCATTGTCGGCGTCGGCCCCGGGGATCCGGAGTTGCTGACGCTCAAGGCCGTTCGGGTGCTGCAGCAGAGTTCCTGTGTCTATGTCCCGGTGTCCCGGCTCAGCCGTCAGACCTGGCTTGACGACGTCGCTCGTCGTTATGCGCCGGAGCAGGCTGAAATCTGCCCGGTGACTTTTTCGGTAGCGGCTGACAGCGCGGCCCGCAGCGCACATTGGGAGGCGACCGCTGCGGCCATCGATGAGCGGCTGCAAAAGGGGCAGAAGGTCGCTTTTGTAACCCTTGGGGATCCGCAACTCTATTCGACCTCCCTCTATTTACTGCGCGCCCTGCGGCGCCGGCAACCGCAAGCAGCGGTCGAGATCGTGCCGGGGATCAGCTCGTTTTCCCATTGTGCCGCCCTGACCGGTTTCAACCTCGGCAGCGGGACCGCTCCGGTCACGATTCTGCCCACGGTGACCGCCTTAAGTGATGTCCGCCGGGCTCTCGCCAACGGCGGGACCCTGGTGCTGATGAAGATCGGCCGCCAGCTGGACGCGGTCATCGAACTGCTCGAAGAATTACAACTCGTGGAACGGGCGGTTTTTGTCGCCCGGGCCGGATTTCCCGAGCAGGTCATCGAGACCGATCTGCGCCGGCTGCGCGGTGCGCCTGCCGAGCAAGGGAATCTGGCCGTCATTCTTATTGATACGGAAGGTTGA
- a CDS encoding cob(I)yrinic acid a,c-diamide adenosyltransferase produces MTKNILIFTGNGKGKSTAAFGMALRAVGHGQHVLILQFMKSDDSTGEILSLREKLGVDIRQTGLGFVPKPDHPKYPAHREAAQNGFALAVEELNNGKCDLVILDEICGSISCGLIDEQQVLDALANARDGVNIVLTGRNATPALIAAADTVSEMVPHKHALEQGIPARKGVEY; encoded by the coding sequence ATGACTAAAAATATCCTCATCTTTACCGGCAACGGGAAAGGTAAATCAACCGCCGCCTTCGGCATGGCCCTGCGGGCGGTCGGGCATGGTCAGCACGTGTTGATCCTGCAATTCATGAAATCGGATGATTCAACGGGCGAAATCCTCAGCCTGCGGGAAAAACTGGGCGTAGACATCCGCCAGACCGGGCTCGGCTTTGTACCCAAACCCGACCACCCCAAGTATCCGGCCCATCGCGAAGCCGCCCAGAACGGTTTTGCCCTGGCCGTCGAGGAGCTGAATAACGGCAAGTGCGATCTGGTGATCCTCGATGAGATCTGTGGCTCCATCAGCTGCGGCCTGATTGATGAACAGCAGGTGCTGGATGCCCTTGCCAATGCCCGGGATGGCGTCAATATCGTCCTTACCGGCCGCAATGCCACCCCGGCACTGATCGCTGCGGCGGATACGGTCTCGGAGATGGTCCCCCACAAGCATGCCCTGGAGCAGGGGATTCCGGCCCGCAAAGGGGTCGAATACTGA
- a CDS encoding sirohydrochlorin cobaltochelatase, which yields MMALLPLLSLLPTPAAAAPVGSGKPAIVLVAFGTSVPQARQVFAHIDEQARLRYPGYQIRWAFTSKIIMAKLKAQGIVTQSVAEVVADLCASGVTSVVFQSLHVVPGEEYRSVQQVDTSGLEVAYGKALISSDSDIAAVIQALRPQIDPAQPTVLVAHGNNRHARFNERILALAERIEGQFPNLVVASVEGQPGTGPLAKARALCGATGSVRFLPLMIVAGDHIMNDVMGDEPDSWKNQVAAAHSECSASLGWNDAILAIYFDHLDQAMASLAGAGS from the coding sequence ATGATGGCGTTGTTACCGCTTTTGAGCCTGCTGCCGACTCCGGCGGCGGCTGCTCCGGTTGGATCGGGCAAGCCGGCCATTGTGCTGGTTGCCTTCGGAACCTCTGTGCCTCAGGCCCGCCAGGTGTTTGCCCATATCGATGAGCAGGCCCGGCTGCGCTATCCCGGTTATCAGATTCGCTGGGCGTTTACCTCGAAGATCATCATGGCCAAGCTGAAAGCGCAGGGAATCGTCACCCAGAGTGTCGCCGAGGTGGTGGCCGATCTGTGCGCCAGTGGAGTGACCTCCGTGGTTTTTCAGAGCCTGCACGTGGTGCCGGGAGAGGAATATCGCAGTGTCCAACAGGTTGATACCAGCGGGCTGGAAGTGGCCTATGGAAAGGCGCTGATCAGCTCCGACAGCGACATCGCTGCGGTCATCCAAGCCCTCAGGCCGCAGATCGATCCTGCCCAGCCGACCGTGCTGGTAGCCCATGGCAATAATCGCCATGCCCGGTTCAACGAACGGATTCTCGCCTTGGCCGAACGCATCGAAGGGCAGTTCCCCAATCTGGTGGTGGCCAGCGTCGAAGGGCAACCCGGCACTGGACCGCTGGCCAAGGCCCGTGCTTTGTGTGGCGCAACCGGTTCCGTGCGGTTCCTGCCGCTGATGATTGTGGCCGGGGATCATATTATGAACGATGTCATGGGGGACGAGCCGGACAGCTGGAAAAACCAGGTCGCTGCGGCCCACAGCGAATGCAGCGCTTCTTTGGGCTGGAACGACGCCATCCTGGCCATTTACTTTGATCATCTCGATCAGGCCATGGCCAGCCTTGCCGGAGCAGGGAGTTAA